In Streptomyces chartreusis NRRL 3882, the following are encoded in one genomic region:
- a CDS encoding tryptophan 7-halogenase, with protein MSSAKPPQDFDVIVVGGGPAGATVSAAVALHGHRVLLVEKETFPRYQIGESLLPSTVHGVCRILGVEDEMARAGFKPKRGGTFRWGRNRDPWQFSFALSPRLADPTSFAYQVERSRFDAILLDNARRVGVDVREGCRVTGVLADEERIRGVRWSGPDGEVREAGARYVVDASGNGSRIHPHVGGKRIYSDFFRNIAVFGYFAGGARLPAPNDGNIFCAAFDEGWLWYIPLRDDLTSVGAVVARENAEAVQRDPAAAWRRMIDACPEVRGFLDGIPQANEAPYDQVRVRKDWSYWKSQLWRPGMALVGDAACFVDPVLSSGVHLATYGGLLAARSINGCLAGNVDEARLFAEFEARYRHEYGLFHEFLVSFYDLHQDERSYFWKARKVTNVGTTELEAFVELVGGLASGDASLTGAGPAGERLTAAADDFERAVRRLPDADDLRNPLYESETFRQVFQEGAALQERGLFGGPLETEAPLRPGGLVASEDGLTWVEPEA; from the coding sequence GTGAGTTCGGCAAAGCCCCCGCAGGACTTCGACGTCATCGTGGTCGGCGGCGGCCCGGCCGGGGCCACCGTCTCGGCGGCCGTCGCCCTGCACGGCCACCGCGTCCTCCTCGTCGAGAAGGAGACCTTCCCCCGGTACCAGATCGGCGAGTCCCTGCTGCCCTCCACCGTGCACGGCGTGTGCCGGATCCTCGGCGTCGAGGACGAGATGGCGCGTGCGGGCTTCAAGCCGAAGCGCGGCGGCACGTTCCGCTGGGGCCGCAACCGGGATCCCTGGCAGTTCTCCTTCGCGCTGTCGCCCCGCCTGGCCGACCCGACCTCGTTCGCCTACCAGGTCGAGCGGTCGAGGTTCGACGCGATCCTCCTGGACAACGCCCGCCGCGTCGGCGTCGACGTACGGGAAGGCTGCCGTGTGACGGGCGTGCTCGCCGACGAGGAGCGGATCCGCGGGGTGCGCTGGTCCGGGCCCGACGGCGAGGTCCGCGAGGCCGGTGCCCGGTACGTCGTGGACGCCTCCGGCAACGGCAGCAGGATCCACCCGCATGTCGGCGGTAAGCGGATCTACTCCGACTTCTTCCGCAACATCGCGGTGTTCGGCTACTTCGCCGGCGGCGCGCGGCTCCCGGCACCGAACGACGGCAACATCTTCTGCGCCGCCTTCGACGAGGGCTGGCTCTGGTACATCCCGCTCCGGGACGACCTGACCAGCGTCGGAGCCGTGGTGGCCCGCGAGAACGCCGAGGCCGTCCAGCGCGACCCGGCCGCCGCCTGGCGCCGAATGATCGACGCCTGCCCCGAGGTACGCGGCTTCCTCGACGGCATCCCGCAGGCCAACGAGGCGCCCTACGACCAGGTCCGTGTCCGCAAGGACTGGTCGTACTGGAAGTCACAGCTGTGGCGGCCCGGCATGGCCCTGGTCGGGGACGCGGCCTGCTTCGTCGACCCGGTGCTCTCCAGCGGAGTCCACCTCGCGACCTACGGGGGGCTGCTCGCCGCCCGGTCCATCAACGGCTGCCTCGCCGGAAACGTGGACGAGGCCCGTCTGTTCGCCGAGTTCGAGGCCCGCTACCGGCACGAGTACGGCCTGTTCCACGAGTTCCTGGTCTCCTTCTACGACCTGCACCAGGACGAGCGGTCGTATTTCTGGAAGGCGCGCAAGGTCACCAACGTCGGCACGACGGAACTCGAGGCGTTCGTCGAGCTGGTGGGCGGCCTGGCGTCCGGCGACGCGTCGCTCACGGGGGCCGGGCCGGCGGGCGAACGGCTCACCGCCGCCGCCGACGACTTCGAGCGAGCCGTGCGCCGCCTCCCCGACGCCGACGACCTGCGCAATCCCCTCTACGAGTCCGAGACCTTCCGGCAGGTGTTCCAGGAGGGGGCCGCCCTCCAGGAACGCGGCCTGTTCGGCGGACCGTTGGAGACCGAGGCACCGCTGCGCCCCGGCGGCCTGGTGGCGTCGGAGGACGGGCTGACCTGGGTCGAACCCGAGGCGTAG
- a CDS encoding ABC transporter substrate-binding protein, with product MSTPPWPPAAERTDGSAVRIGALVPLTRPGWVEAGHHLLAGLELAVGDVNDAGGIAGRPLELVVRDTAADPDRAAAAVEELAGLGVAALAGEYHSVVARAAATRADALGLPYLCSSAVLDALTEQPTEWVARLSPPQSRGWRIYADFLLGTGHSRIAVAAQPSVYWASGTRILRDHLTPRGGTVIELDMSALTPTAVRDELVEHRATALLLLVGHPEPAVPLVRSVRRDERLAEVLIGAPAGQPEFAEWTTSLGDDGAAIPFLRYLPERLTPLGTRVGTTLSERLAEAPSFVAFEGYDTVTVLAEVLRAQGTDRARTAESWPRVDVPGTRGRIRFSRVPGISVWQWAVPPVQVVDRDPAHPDRFRILHTG from the coding sequence ATGAGTACGCCGCCATGGCCCCCTGCAGCGGAGCGGACTGACGGATCGGCCGTCCGGATCGGCGCTCTCGTGCCGCTGACCCGGCCTGGCTGGGTCGAGGCGGGTCACCACCTGCTCGCTGGGCTCGAACTGGCCGTGGGCGATGTCAATGACGCGGGCGGGATCGCCGGAAGGCCTCTCGAACTGGTGGTCCGGGACACCGCGGCTGATCCGGACAGGGCCGCGGCGGCCGTGGAGGAGTTGGCCGGCCTGGGCGTGGCCGCGCTGGCCGGTGAGTATCACAGCGTCGTCGCTCGCGCCGCTGCCACCAGGGCCGACGCCCTCGGTCTGCCGTACCTCTGCTCGTCAGCGGTTCTCGACGCGCTCACCGAACAGCCGACGGAATGGGTCGCCCGCCTCTCCCCGCCACAGTCGCGCGGCTGGCGGATCTACGCGGACTTCCTCCTCGGCACTGGCCACAGCCGCATCGCCGTAGCAGCGCAGCCGAGTGTGTACTGGGCATCCGGAACGCGCATTCTGCGGGACCACCTCACTCCGCGCGGCGGCACCGTCATCGAACTGGACATGAGCGCGCTCACCCCCACGGCCGTCCGCGACGAACTCGTCGAGCATCGCGCGACAGCCCTCCTGCTCCTGGTAGGTCACCCTGAGCCGGCCGTGCCGCTCGTCAGGTCCGTCCGCCGCGACGAGCGCCTCGCCGAGGTGCTGATCGGTGCTCCGGCCGGACAGCCGGAGTTCGCGGAATGGACGACGTCGCTGGGCGACGACGGCGCCGCGATCCCGTTCCTGCGCTACCTGCCCGAGCGCCTCACCCCCCTCGGTACACGAGTCGGGACGACCCTGAGCGAACGGCTGGCCGAAGCGCCCTCCTTCGTGGCCTTCGAGGGCTACGACACGGTCACCGTCCTCGCCGAGGTGCTGCGTGCCCAGGGGACGGACCGGGCGCGCACGGCCGAATCCTGGCCCCGCGTCGATGTGCCGGGGACCCGCGGCCGGATCCGGTTCTCGCGCGTGCCCGGCATCAGCGTGTGGCAATGGGCCGTGCCGCCGGTCCAGGTCGTCGATCGAGACCCGGCGCATCCCGATCGCTTTCGGATCCTCCACACCGGCTGA
- a CDS encoding leucine-rich repeat domain-containing protein, translated as MQPAPTTLSLWRHQLGEVPESVWRRTELEVLILADNGLTTLPAEIGLLRRLTTLDLGHNKLTSLPDALGDLTELSGCLYLHDNSLSQLPDTVGNLSRLRYLNVGENPLTALPETIDRMTDLIELRAQHSLLTTLPAGIGSLRKLRELWLRGNKLTSLPASVTELDGLRHLDLRENALDEVPEPLMRLPRLRQLDLRSNHIVELPDWVARMRALEKLDLRWNPCTPSPHLLTELEQRGCVVLL; from the coding sequence ATGCAGCCCGCGCCCACCACGCTCAGCCTCTGGCGTCACCAGCTCGGGGAAGTACCCGAGTCGGTCTGGCGACGAACCGAGCTGGAGGTGCTGATTCTGGCGGACAACGGGCTCACGACTCTTCCCGCCGAGATCGGGCTACTGCGCCGGCTCACGACCTTGGACCTCGGCCACAACAAGCTCACGTCGCTTCCCGACGCTCTGGGCGACCTGACCGAACTCAGCGGCTGCCTCTATCTGCACGACAACAGCCTGTCCCAACTCCCGGACACGGTGGGGAACCTGTCGCGGCTGCGCTATCTCAATGTCGGGGAAAACCCTCTCACCGCCCTGCCCGAAACCATCGACCGGATGACGGATCTGATCGAACTACGCGCCCAGCACAGCCTGTTGACCACCCTGCCCGCGGGCATCGGCTCCCTCCGCAAGCTGCGCGAACTCTGGCTCCGCGGGAACAAGCTCACCAGCCTGCCGGCCTCGGTCACCGAACTGGACGGGCTACGACACCTGGACCTGCGGGAGAACGCGCTCGACGAGGTGCCGGAGCCCCTGATGCGCCTTCCCCGGCTTCGCCAGCTCGACCTGCGCAGCAACCACATCGTCGAACTGCCGGACTGGGTCGCACGGATGAGGGCGCTGGAGAAGCTGGATCTGCGCTGGAACCCCTGCACACCCTCCCCGCACCTGCTCACCGAGCTGGAACAGCGCGGCTGCGTGGTCCTGCTGTGA
- a CDS encoding response regulator translates to MIRVLLVDDQPLIRSGFRALLDLEDDIEVVAEAADGGEGLELAREHLPDVALIDIQMPVVDGIEATRRIAADPVLAGVHVVILTNYGLDEYVLDALRAGAAGFLVKDIVPEDFLHAVRVAARGDALLAPSITRKLINRYVTQPLPTHPGTALEELTGREREAVVLVARGLSNDEIADRLVISPLTAKTHINRAMTKLRARDRAQLVVLAYESGLVTPRDS, encoded by the coding sequence ATGATCCGCGTCCTGCTCGTCGACGACCAGCCGCTCATCCGCAGCGGATTCCGCGCGCTCCTCGACCTGGAGGACGACATCGAGGTGGTGGCGGAGGCCGCCGACGGCGGCGAGGGCCTGGAACTGGCCAGGGAGCACCTGCCCGACGTCGCGCTCATCGACATCCAGATGCCGGTCGTCGACGGCATCGAGGCGACCCGGCGCATCGCCGCGGACCCGGTCCTGGCCGGGGTGCACGTCGTCATCCTGACCAACTACGGCCTCGACGAGTACGTGTTGGACGCGCTGCGCGCCGGCGCAGCCGGATTCCTGGTCAAGGACATCGTGCCGGAGGACTTCCTGCACGCCGTACGCGTCGCGGCGCGCGGCGACGCCCTGCTCGCCCCCTCCATCACCCGCAAGCTGATCAACCGGTACGTCACCCAGCCGCTCCCCACCCACCCCGGCACGGCGCTGGAGGAGCTGACCGGCCGCGAACGCGAGGCCGTCGTCCTGGTCGCGCGGGGCCTGTCCAATGACGAGATCGCCGACCGTCTGGTGATCAGCCCACTCACCGCGAAAACCCACATCAACCGGGCCATGACCAAGCTCCGCGCCCGTGACCGGGCCCAACTCGTGGTGCTGGCCTACGAATCCGGCCTGGTGACCCCACGCGACTCCTGA
- a CDS encoding sensor histidine kinase produces the protein MNAGETRVRTLVGDWGIAVGVAGTLLVTGVSGQPSATDRDLLGYALLTAGGLALAARRRAPVAVLAVTGLCAIAYQAAGFDVPAVAYLFAVYAAVRAGHRVAAVAASLTVLAALPFAALASGLHDTGEAFAQARGALEIAWLIAAGAAGEALRQAERRADEAERTREETARRRADEERLRIARELHDSLTHQISVIKVQADVAVHVARRRGEEVSEALLAIQEAGREAARELRVTLEALRDDDTAPPRGLDDVPELVERAGRTGLKATLTIEGERHDVPAAVGRTVYRIVQESLTNIARHADAGTASVRIDCRPDALALRIDDDGKATPAVAPTPGVGLQGMRERVTALGGRLRAEPRGEGGFTVQAELPLDRVS, from the coding sequence ATGAATGCAGGTGAGACCCGCGTCCGGACCCTGGTCGGAGACTGGGGCATCGCCGTGGGCGTGGCGGGGACGCTGCTGGTCACGGGAGTGTCCGGGCAACCCTCCGCAACGGACCGGGACTTGCTCGGGTACGCGCTGCTGACGGCCGGCGGGCTGGCCCTGGCCGCGCGCCGCCGGGCCCCGGTCGCCGTCCTGGCGGTCACCGGGCTGTGCGCGATCGCGTATCAGGCGGCCGGCTTCGATGTGCCCGCCGTCGCCTACCTGTTCGCGGTGTACGCCGCCGTGCGCGCGGGACACCGGGTCGCCGCCGTCGCGGCGAGCCTGACCGTGCTGGCCGCCCTCCCGTTCGCGGCGCTCGCCTCCGGCCTCCACGACACGGGCGAGGCGTTCGCGCAGGCCCGGGGTGCCCTGGAAATCGCCTGGCTGATCGCGGCCGGGGCCGCCGGGGAGGCGTTGCGGCAGGCCGAGCGTCGGGCGGACGAGGCCGAGCGCACCCGGGAAGAGACCGCCCGACGCCGCGCCGACGAGGAACGGCTGCGCATCGCGAGGGAACTGCACGATTCGCTGACCCATCAGATCTCGGTCATCAAGGTGCAGGCCGACGTGGCCGTCCACGTGGCCCGCAGACGAGGCGAGGAGGTGTCGGAGGCACTGCTGGCGATCCAGGAGGCCGGCCGTGAGGCGGCCCGGGAGCTGCGCGTGACGCTGGAGGCGCTGCGCGACGACGACACGGCGCCCCCGCGCGGACTCGACGACGTGCCCGAACTGGTGGAACGAGCCGGCAGAACCGGTCTGAAGGCGACGCTGACGATCGAGGGAGAGCGCCATGACGTGCCGGCCGCGGTGGGCCGGACCGTCTACCGGATCGTTCAGGAGTCGCTGACCAACATCGCCCGGCACGCGGACGCCGGCACGGCCTCGGTCCGGATCGACTGCCGCCCGGACGCCCTCGCCCTCCGCATCGACGACGACGGCAAGGCCACACCGGCCGTCGCGCCGACGCCCGGCGTCGGGCTGCAGGGCATGCGCGAGCGCGTCACCGCCCTCGGCGGCCGGTTGCGGGCGGAGCCGCGCGGCGAGGGCGGCTTCACCGTCCAGGCCGAACTGCCCCTGGACCGGGTGTCATGA
- a CDS encoding DUF6223 family protein gives MSVRRLFAAAAVALLGGTGLAAPAAAHTPGGSVAAAAHDVSLGRLGSATGALLGLAGLVVAGLALARPAGRIGSVDQSLVATAAMVAGVISMALGGLVAATADGGLGTGNGLGGAYVAMLVGLIATALGGLVLTRSRRTG, from the coding sequence ATGTCTGTTCGCCGCTTGTTCGCCGCCGCTGCGGTCGCGCTGCTCGGAGGTACCGGGCTCGCCGCGCCCGCGGCCGCCCACACGCCGGGCGGGTCGGTCGCCGCCGCTGCCCATGACGTCAGCCTCGGGCGACTCGGATCCGCCACGGGCGCGCTGCTGGGGCTGGCGGGCCTCGTCGTCGCCGGGCTGGCCCTGGCCCGCCCGGCCGGCCGTATCGGCTCCGTCGACCAGTCTCTCGTGGCCACGGCGGCCATGGTGGCGGGAGTGATCAGCATGGCCCTGGGCGGGCTGGTCGCGGCCACCGCCGACGGTGGTCTCGGCACCGGCAACGGGCTGGGCGGGGCCTATGTGGCGATGCTCGTGGGGCTGATCGCCACGGCCCTCGGCGGGCTGGTCCTGACCCGTTCGCGCCGCACCGGCTGA
- the folE gene encoding GTP cyclohydrolase I FolE, with product MDLAGSINAHASRTADLPAPSASIPRPQAPAPSPAPLRVVHDTDGIDLAGAERAAADFLAALGIDTSSESLHGTPGRMARAYAELFSPRPFDLTTFPNDEGYDELVLARSIPVRSVCEHHLLPFTGTAHVGYLPGHRILGLSKLARVVEHFACRPQVQERLTKQVADWLQAHLEPKGVGVVIEAEHSCMTLRGVQATGSSTLTSTLLGTLRHDARSRAEFLSLTGLHS from the coding sequence ATGGATCTCGCCGGATCGATCAACGCCCACGCATCGCGCACCGCCGACCTGCCCGCCCCCTCCGCGAGCATTCCCCGCCCGCAGGCGCCGGCCCCCTCTCCCGCCCCCCTGCGCGTCGTCCACGACACCGACGGCATAGACCTGGCCGGAGCCGAACGCGCCGCGGCGGATTTCCTCGCCGCGCTCGGCATCGACACCAGCTCAGAGAGCCTGCACGGCACCCCCGGCCGGATGGCCCGTGCCTACGCCGAACTGTTCAGCCCCCGCCCCTTCGACCTGACGACCTTCCCCAACGACGAGGGCTACGACGAACTCGTGCTGGCCCGCAGCATCCCGGTGCGCTCGGTGTGCGAGCACCATCTGCTGCCCTTCACCGGCACCGCCCACGTCGGCTACCTCCCCGGGCACCGCATCCTCGGCCTGTCCAAACTGGCCCGCGTGGTCGAGCACTTCGCCTGCCGGCCCCAGGTCCAGGAACGCCTGACCAAGCAGGTCGCCGACTGGCTCCAGGCCCATCTCGAACCCAAGGGCGTCGGTGTCGTGATCGAAGCCGAGCACAGCTGCATGACCCTGCGCGGCGTCCAGGCCACGGGCTCCAGCACACTCACCTCCACCCTCCTCGGCACACTCCGCCACGACGCCCGCTCACGCGCCGAGTTCCTCTCCCTGACCGGGCTGCACTCCTGA
- a CDS encoding helix-turn-helix domain-containing protein, translating into MFVDHPKEAPHPDVSAVAALDEPTRRRLYDHVVRQPGPVSRDEAAAALGLARQTAAFHLDRLADEALLDVVYERRSGRTGPGAGRPAKLYKRSAKQVTVSLPERNYELAGRLLAQALEEAEATGEPVRAVLHRKAHRLGARLAGQGGPGVFDLLERHGFEPRRDGDAIVLGNCPFHALAREHTQTVCGMNLHLLQGVLEGLEDSDLQACLAPSPGHCCVRLEPASAPPATASP; encoded by the coding sequence GTGTTCGTGGACCACCCGAAAGAAGCACCCCACCCCGACGTCTCCGCCGTCGCCGCCCTCGACGAGCCGACGCGCAGGCGGCTGTACGACCACGTCGTGCGCCAGCCGGGACCGGTCAGTCGCGACGAAGCCGCCGCCGCCCTCGGCCTGGCGCGCCAGACCGCGGCCTTCCACCTGGACCGCCTGGCCGACGAAGCACTCCTCGACGTCGTCTACGAACGGCGCAGCGGCCGCACCGGTCCGGGAGCCGGCCGGCCGGCCAAGCTCTACAAGCGCTCCGCCAAGCAGGTCACCGTCAGCCTGCCCGAGCGGAACTACGAGCTGGCCGGACGGCTCCTCGCCCAGGCCCTGGAGGAAGCCGAGGCCACCGGCGAACCGGTCCGCGCCGTCCTGCACCGAAAGGCCCACCGTCTCGGCGCCCGGCTCGCCGGGCAGGGCGGCCCGGGCGTGTTCGACCTCCTGGAGCGGCACGGGTTCGAGCCCCGCCGCGACGGTGACGCCATCGTGCTGGGAAACTGCCCCTTCCACGCGCTCGCCCGCGAGCACACCCAGACGGTGTGCGGCATGAACCTCCACCTGCTCCAGGGCGTCCTCGAAGGGCTCGAGGACAGCGATCTCCAGGCATGCCTGGCGCCCAGCCCCGGCCACTGCTGCGTCCGTCTGGAGCCGGCTTCCGCCCCGCCCGCGACCGCGAGTCCCTGA
- the secD gene encoding protein translocase subunit SecD yields MNRSLRVRALLALAVLALALYIAVTVPVRLGLDLRGGTQLVLETRSTPTTDTGREATDRTLEVLRGRIDGLGVAEPTLVRSGENRIIVELPGVQDPKRAADVLGRTAQLAFHPVLGTADSTEEASRPLPKRPREHVLPDESGTPLRLGAAALTGADVKEAAARFDQQGGAGWHVTVDFEGDGRAGWARLTGEAACHPAGDPARRVAIVLDDKVISSPQVDPSVGCRTGIRDGATQITGSFGPEEARELSLLVNGGALPVPVETVEQRTVGPTLGAQAITASAWAAAIGTALTSLFIIGVYRLMGVLAAVGLLCYGLVSYAALAALGATLTLPGLAGFVLAIGMAVDANVLVFERAREEYAARRRPSTRSALSAGFRNAFSAIADSNITTLIAAALLFFLASGPVRGFGVTLGIGVLASMFSALVITRVLAEVAVSRPRVRRRPRLTGIATTGAVRDHLTRRSPRLMRRPHRWLAVSAAALVLAGSGIAVRGIDLGVEFTGGRLIEYATTGPVDPDRVRTALADAGFPRAVVQSSGGTGLTVRTDPLTNAEETEVTGTVRDLAGRADKVRDELVGPSLGEELRRGALIALAVALGAQFVYLAARFRWVFGTAAVVALAHDVVILVGVFAWLGRPVDGVFLAALLTVIGYSVNDSVVLFDRVRELARRTPGTALPDITDRAIVQTLPRTVNTGMGAAFILTALAVLGGSSLTDFALALLIGLVVGTYSSVLTAAPVAIRLHDRSRPRQPSGRT; encoded by the coding sequence TTGAACCGTTCCCTGCGCGTGCGGGCGCTGCTCGCCCTCGCCGTGCTCGCCCTCGCCCTCTACATCGCCGTCACCGTGCCGGTCCGCCTCGGACTCGACCTGCGCGGTGGCACGCAGCTCGTGCTGGAGACCCGCTCCACCCCCACCACCGACACCGGCCGTGAGGCCACCGACCGCACCCTGGAGGTGCTGCGCGGACGTATCGACGGGCTCGGCGTCGCCGAACCCACCCTCGTCCGCTCCGGCGAGAACCGGATCATCGTCGAACTGCCCGGTGTGCAGGACCCGAAGCGGGCGGCCGACGTGCTGGGGCGTACCGCGCAGCTCGCCTTCCACCCGGTGCTCGGCACCGCCGACAGCACCGAGGAGGCCTCCCGGCCGCTGCCGAAGCGGCCCCGGGAACACGTCCTGCCCGACGAGTCCGGCACTCCGCTGCGCCTCGGGGCCGCGGCCCTGACCGGCGCGGACGTCAAGGAGGCCGCCGCCCGGTTCGACCAGCAGGGCGGCGCGGGATGGCACGTCACCGTCGACTTCGAGGGTGACGGCCGCGCCGGCTGGGCCCGGCTGACCGGCGAGGCCGCCTGTCACCCGGCGGGCGACCCGGCGCGGCGGGTGGCCATCGTCCTCGACGACAAGGTCATCTCTTCGCCGCAGGTCGACCCGTCCGTCGGCTGCCGGACCGGCATCCGCGACGGTGCCACACAGATCACGGGCTCCTTCGGCCCCGAGGAGGCGCGCGAACTCTCCCTGCTCGTCAACGGCGGGGCCCTGCCCGTGCCCGTCGAGACCGTCGAGCAGCGCACCGTCGGCCCGACCCTCGGAGCGCAGGCCATCACCGCGAGCGCCTGGGCGGCGGCCATCGGCACCGCGCTGACGTCACTGTTCATCATCGGCGTCTACCGGCTGATGGGCGTACTGGCCGCTGTCGGCCTGCTCTGCTACGGCCTCGTCTCCTACGCCGCCCTCGCCGCGCTCGGAGCCACCCTGACCCTGCCGGGCCTCGCCGGTTTCGTCCTGGCGATCGGCATGGCCGTGGACGCCAACGTGCTGGTCTTCGAACGGGCCCGCGAGGAGTACGCGGCCCGCCGCCGGCCCAGTACGCGTTCGGCACTGTCGGCCGGGTTCCGCAACGCCTTCAGCGCGATCGCCGACTCCAACATCACCACGCTCATCGCGGCCGCCCTGCTGTTCTTCCTCGCCTCCGGGCCGGTGCGGGGCTTCGGCGTCACGCTGGGCATCGGTGTGCTCGCCTCCATGTTCAGCGCCCTGGTGATCACCCGCGTGCTCGCCGAGGTCGCCGTGAGCCGTCCCCGGGTGCGCCGCCGTCCCCGGCTCACCGGCATCGCCACCACCGGTGCGGTCCGCGACCACCTCACCCGCCGCAGCCCCCGGTTGATGCGCCGGCCACACCGCTGGCTGGCCGTGTCGGCCGCCGCGCTGGTCCTGGCCGGTTCGGGCATCGCGGTGCGCGGCATCGACCTCGGTGTGGAGTTCACCGGTGGCCGCCTGATCGAGTACGCCACCACCGGTCCGGTCGATCCCGACCGGGTACGCACCGCCCTCGCCGACGCCGGATTCCCGCGGGCCGTCGTACAGTCCTCCGGAGGAACGGGCCTGACCGTGCGTACCGATCCGCTGACCAACGCCGAGGAGACCGAGGTCACCGGTACCGTCCGCGACCTCGCGGGCCGGGCGGACAAGGTCCGCGACGAACTGGTCGGCCCCAGCCTGGGCGAGGAGCTGCGCCGGGGTGCCCTGATCGCGCTCGCCGTGGCTCTGGGCGCCCAGTTCGTCTACCTCGCGGCACGCTTCCGGTGGGTGTTCGGCACGGCGGCGGTCGTCGCGCTCGCCCACGACGTGGTGATCCTCGTCGGCGTCTTCGCCTGGCTCGGCAGGCCCGTCGACGGGGTGTTCCTGGCGGCCCTGCTCACCGTCATCGGGTACTCGGTCAACGACTCGGTCGTGCTCTTCGACCGCGTCAGGGAACTCGCCCGCAGGACTCCCGGGACCGCGCTGCCCGACATCACCGACCGGGCCATCGTGCAGACCCTGCCCCGGACCGTGAACACGGGCATGGGCGCCGCGTTCATCCTCACCGCCCTCGCCGTGCTCGGCGGGTCCTCGCTCACCGACTTCGCCCTGGCCCTGCTCATCGGCCTCGTGGTCGGTACGTACTCCTCCGTCCTCACCGCCGCTCCCGTCGCGATCCGGCTCCACGACCGCTCCCGGCCTCGGCAGCCGTCCGGCCGCACCTGA
- a CDS encoding response regulator encodes MHEAITTAATGTSTIRILLADDHALVRRGVRLILDREPDLEVVAEAGDGAEAIEMARTREVDLAVLDIAMPRLTGLQAARELAALKPGLRIMMLTMHDNEQYFFQALKAGANGYVLKSVADRDLVAACRAAMRDEPFLYPGAVTALIRNYLDRARHGEETPDQILTPREEEVLKLVAEGHSSKEIADLLFISIKTVQRHRANLLQKLGLRDRLELTRYAIRAGLIEA; translated from the coding sequence ATGCACGAAGCGATCACGACCGCCGCGACGGGGACGAGCACGATCCGCATCCTGCTCGCCGACGACCATGCGCTGGTGCGCCGCGGGGTGCGGCTCATCCTCGACCGGGAACCAGACCTCGAAGTGGTCGCGGAGGCCGGTGACGGCGCCGAGGCCATCGAGATGGCCCGCACCCGCGAAGTCGACCTGGCCGTGCTGGACATCGCCATGCCGCGTCTGACCGGCCTCCAGGCCGCCCGCGAACTGGCCGCCCTCAAGCCGGGCCTGCGGATCATGATGCTCACGATGCACGACAACGAGCAGTACTTCTTCCAGGCCCTGAAGGCCGGCGCCAACGGATACGTACTGAAGTCCGTCGCCGACCGGGACCTGGTCGCCGCCTGCCGGGCAGCGATGCGGGACGAGCCCTTCCTCTATCCCGGCGCGGTCACCGCCCTGATCCGCAACTACCTCGACCGGGCCCGCCACGGCGAGGAGACGCCCGACCAGATCCTCACCCCCCGGGAGGAAGAGGTCCTCAAGCTGGTGGCCGAGGGGCACTCGTCCAAGGAGATCGCCGACCTGCTGTTCATCAGCATCAAGACCGTCCAGCGGCACCGCGCCAACCTGCTCCAGAAACTCGGCCTGCGCGACCGCCTGGAACTGACCCGGTACGCCATCCGCGCCGGCCTGATCGAAGCCTGA